A genomic window from Winogradskyella sp. J14-2 includes:
- a CDS encoding DUF1272 domain-containing protein, which produces MLQIRPSCENCNKKLPYNSNEAMICTFECTFCKDCVELLHHICPNCGGGFEKRPRRPETLLQKYPVSAKIIYKPVDFKEHYSKLKIK; this is translated from the coding sequence ATGTTGCAAATAAGACCAAGTTGCGAAAATTGTAACAAAAAGTTGCCGTATAACTCTAATGAGGCTATGATTTGCACTTTTGAATGTACCTTTTGTAAAGATTGTGTAGAGCTTTTACATCATATCTGTCCAAACTGTGGTGGTGGTTTTGAAAAACGACCTAGGCGTCCTGAAACATTACTCCAAAAATATCCTGTTTCTGCTAAGATAATTTATAAGCCTGTAGACTTTAAGGAGCACTACTCAAAACTAAAGATTAAGTAG
- a CDS encoding STAS domain-containing protein, whose amino-acid sequence MALKIMENNGVFTVKGSLNAETAKLLKNHIELLLLYCDNVVININELTEIDSTGFSVLKKLSNYSKKESQSLLITGNVCEELCGSPSTNYVA is encoded by the coding sequence ATGGCATTAAAAATTATGGAAAATAACGGTGTTTTTACGGTGAAAGGCTCACTTAATGCCGAGACTGCAAAACTATTGAAAAACCACATAGAATTACTTTTACTATACTGTGATAATGTGGTAATAAACATTAACGAACTTACGGAAATAGATTCAACAGGTTTTTCAGTTTTAAAGAAATTATCTAATTATTCTAAAAAAGAAAGTCAATCACTTTTAATTACTGGTAATGTTTGTGAGGAACTTTGTGGCAGCCCAAGTACCAATTATGTCGCATAG
- a CDS encoding PhnA domain-containing protein, with product MSLERELQKRSGNRCELSGDTEKLAVYIVPDAKDMALYASETCIEQMNDAHKIDANHWRCLNDSMWSEHDAVKIMAWRMLHRIDADWTQDLLNMFYIEDELLEIAKASGDGVDDENKITHRDVNGVVLEHGDSVVLIKDLKVKGSSMVAKQGTAVRNIRLDHENAEYIEGKVDGQQIVIITQYVKKI from the coding sequence ATGAGTTTAGAAAGAGAACTTCAAAAGCGAAGTGGAAATCGTTGTGAGCTAAGTGGTGATACAGAAAAATTAGCGGTTTATATTGTTCCTGATGCCAAAGATATGGCTTTGTATGCTTCAGAAACTTGTATAGAACAGATGAACGATGCTCATAAAATTGATGCGAACCATTGGAGATGTCTTAATGATAGTATGTGGAGCGAGCATGATGCTGTTAAAATCATGGCTTGGAGAATGCTTCACAGAATTGATGCAGACTGGACACAAGATTTACTCAATATGTTTTACATTGAAGATGAATTGTTAGAAATAGCAAAAGCATCGGGTGATGGAGTGGATGATGAAAATAAAATTACGCATCGCGATGTTAATGGTGTGGTTTTAGAGCATGGCGATTCAGTTGTGCTTATCAAAGATCTCAAAGTTAAAGGCTCTAGCATGGTAGCCAAACAAGGAACTGCTGTTAGAAATATTAGATTAGATCATGAAAATGCCGAGTATATAGAAGGCAAAGTAGATGGTCAGCAAATCGTCATTATTACCCAGTACGTTAAAAAGATTTAA